A portion of the Vreelandella subglaciescola genome contains these proteins:
- a CDS encoding RNA methyltransferase, with product MLSNIRIVLVQTFHPGNIGAAARAMKTMGLTELTLVNPRAFPDDEATRLAAGATDVLDNARVVDSLSEAVDDCVQVIGASARLRHLPLPHFDEPDTMAQSALGNARSAPVALVFGRERSGLTNDEICCCTHQVSIPANPDYGILNLSQAVQILAYEVHRAWRTQRGSEFAYQAPTQATPPTREQFEHFQQHLHKVMQHSGFLTQPHARTEEQLQALFARAEPSRKELSLLRGLLSALEPGDPQDA from the coding sequence GTGCTTTCCAACATCCGCATTGTGCTGGTGCAAACGTTTCACCCCGGCAATATCGGCGCCGCTGCCCGCGCCATGAAAACCATGGGCCTGACCGAGCTGACGCTGGTCAACCCACGCGCCTTTCCCGACGATGAAGCGACCCGGCTAGCCGCAGGTGCCACCGACGTGCTGGACAACGCCCGCGTGGTGGACTCGCTGAGTGAGGCCGTTGACGACTGCGTGCAGGTAATTGGCGCCAGCGCTCGGCTGCGCCACCTGCCGCTGCCCCACTTTGATGAACCCGACACCATGGCCCAAAGCGCGCTGGGCAATGCCCGTAGCGCACCGGTTGCGCTGGTGTTCGGCCGCGAGCGCTCGGGGCTGACCAACGATGAAATCTGCTGCTGCACGCATCAGGTCAGCATTCCGGCCAACCCCGACTACGGTATTCTAAACCTGTCCCAGGCGGTGCAGATTCTGGCTTATGAAGTGCATCGCGCTTGGCGCACCCAACGCGGCAGCGAATTTGCCTATCAGGCACCGACCCAGGCCACACCGCCCACCCGCGAGCAGTTTGAGCATTTTCAGCAACACCTGCATAAGGTGATGCAGCACAGCGGCTTTTTGACCCAGCCCCACGCGCGCACCGAAGAGCAGCTGCAGGCGCTGTTTGCCCGCGCCGAGCCCAGCCGCAAGGAGCTTTCGCTGCTGCGCGGGCTGTTGAGCGCGCTTGAACCCGGCGACCCGCAAGATGCCTGA
- a CDS encoding co-chaperone GroES: MNIRPLHDRVVIRRVEEEQTTAGGIVLPGNAQEKPTRGTVLAVGNGRILDNGDVRALDVKVNDTVIFKDGFGVEKEKIDGEEVLIMSEADILAVVEG, encoded by the coding sequence ATGAATATCCGTCCTTTGCACGATCGCGTTGTTATCCGTCGCGTTGAAGAAGAACAGACCACCGCTGGCGGCATCGTGCTTCCGGGCAACGCTCAGGAAAAGCCCACGCGCGGCACGGTCCTGGCAGTGGGTAACGGCCGGATTCTGGATAATGGCGACGTCCGCGCGCTGGATGTCAAAGTTAACGATACCGTGATTTTCAAAGACGGCTTTGGCGTCGAAAAGGAAAAAATTGACGGCGAAGAAGTCCTGATCATGAGCGAAGCCGACATTCTGGCCGTGGTCGAAGGCTAA
- a CDS encoding Na+/H+ antiporter family protein — protein MNAVILAVLVMVALALARVSVVFALVLGALVGGIAGGLTLEQTLNAFNEGVGGGAQVALAYATLGAFAVAISRSGLPDMLAQRLIAMLGQEADAARRARVKMLLLVAVLLVAISSQNLIPVHIAFIPILIPPLLKVMNQLRLDRRAIACALTFGLTAPYMMLPVGFGAIFLNDILLANINSAGAPLGLEITRGMLPLAMAVPVSGMAVGLAVAVFISYRRPRDYQALEVADSTTHEGHSAPRPSAMGLAMSGLAILAALGLQLYSGSMILGGLVGIAILSLSGIFKWREADDLFTSGMRMMALIGFIMISAAGFAEVMKTTGEIDALVQGAFALFGDNRGLAAIAMLLVGLFITLGIGSSFSTIPIIAAIFVPLAVQFGFSPLATTVLVGTAAALGDAGSPASDSTLGPTSGLNVDGQHDHIMGSVVPTFLHYNLPMIAFGWTAAMML, from the coding sequence ATGAACGCTGTAATTCTTGCCGTACTTGTCATGGTGGCGCTCGCGCTTGCGCGCGTGTCGGTGGTGTTTGCTCTGGTGCTGGGGGCGCTGGTGGGCGGTATCGCCGGCGGGCTGACGCTTGAGCAAACGCTAAACGCCTTTAATGAAGGCGTGGGCGGCGGAGCCCAGGTGGCGCTCGCCTACGCCACGCTGGGGGCTTTTGCCGTGGCCATTTCGCGCTCCGGCCTGCCGGACATGCTGGCCCAACGCCTGATCGCCATGCTCGGCCAGGAAGCCGATGCGGCGCGTCGGGCGCGGGTCAAAATGCTGCTGCTGGTTGCGGTGCTGCTGGTGGCAATTTCATCCCAAAACCTGATCCCCGTGCACATTGCGTTTATTCCGATTCTGATTCCGCCGCTATTGAAGGTGATGAACCAGCTCAGGCTTGACCGCCGGGCGATTGCCTGCGCGTTGACGTTTGGCCTGACCGCGCCGTACATGATGCTGCCGGTGGGCTTTGGCGCGATTTTTTTGAACGATATTCTGCTGGCTAATATCAATAGCGCCGGCGCGCCGCTGGGCCTGGAAATTACCCGCGGTATGCTGCCGCTGGCCATGGCGGTGCCCGTGAGCGGCATGGCCGTGGGGCTCGCGGTGGCGGTGTTTATCAGCTACCGCCGGCCGCGCGACTATCAAGCGCTTGAGGTGGCCGATAGCACCACGCATGAGGGCCACTCGGCTCCCCGCCCCAGCGCGATGGGGCTTGCCATGTCGGGGCTGGCGATTCTGGCCGCACTGGGGCTGCAGCTTTACAGCGGCTCGATGATCCTTGGCGGTCTGGTAGGGATTGCGATCCTGTCGCTGAGCGGTATTTTCAAGTGGCGCGAGGCGGACGATCTCTTCACCAGCGGCATGCGCATGATGGCGCTGATCGGCTTTATCATGATCTCCGCCGCCGGCTTTGCCGAGGTGATGAAAACCACCGGCGAGATCGATGCGCTGGTGCAGGGCGCCTTTGCGCTGTTTGGCGACAACCGCGGCTTGGCGGCGATTGCCATGCTGCTGGTGGGGCTGTTTATTACCCTGGGCATTGGCTCGTCGTTTTCGACGATTCCGATTATTGCCGCGATTTTCGTGCCGCTGGCGGTGCAGTTCGGCTTTTCACCCTTGGCCACTACCGTGCTGGTGGGCACCGCGGCGGCTTTGGGCGATGCCGGGTCGCCGGCCTCGGATTCGACCCTCGGGCCCACTTCCGGGCTGAACGTTGACGGCCAGCACGACCACATCATGGGCAGCGTGGTGCCGACCTTCCTGCACTACAACCTGCCGATGATCGCCTTTGGCTGGACGGCCGCGATGATGCTCTAG
- a CDS encoding IS4 family transposase — translation MHFSQAIGAIAKAVPDDFSSLSEVLSPDLIDTCLEEAGVATLRKRRLPLDMVVWAVVGMALFRHIPMGQIVNHLDIMLPGKRPFVAPSAVVQARQRLGVDPVKRVFEQTQALWHQQTPHPHWCGLTLLGVDGVVWRTPDSPENHTTFARTRNAHHEAGYPQVRMVCQMELTSHLLTGSAFDSVARSEMDLTPELITSTPDHSLTLFDRGFYSLGLLHAWQSAGEQRHWLIPLKKGTQYQEERSLGRQDRLVTLTSSPQARKKWPGLPSTVTARLLRRKVNGKEVQVLTSMTDPMRFPAADIVDLYSYRWEIELGYREIKQSLLGNRMTLRSRTPEMICQELWGTLLAYNLIRFQMARMAYSLKAVHPNQLSFHQAAHWIIKELTVLPWVSPGRIPEVIQSMLDMAPSFILPARRERSYPRSVKQRPQKYPTRRKMPVRLN, via the coding sequence ATGCATTTCAGTCAAGCCATTGGTGCCATCGCCAAAGCAGTACCCGACGACTTCTCCAGCCTCTCCGAGGTGCTGTCTCCCGACTTGATCGATACCTGCCTCGAGGAGGCCGGCGTCGCCACACTACGTAAACGACGACTGCCGCTGGACATGGTCGTTTGGGCCGTGGTCGGGATGGCCCTGTTCCGGCATATTCCCATGGGCCAGATCGTCAACCATCTTGATATTATGCTGCCCGGAAAACGGCCCTTTGTGGCACCCAGCGCCGTGGTTCAGGCACGTCAACGGCTGGGAGTCGATCCCGTGAAGCGTGTCTTCGAGCAGACACAAGCGCTTTGGCACCAACAGACGCCTCACCCGCATTGGTGCGGCCTGACCTTGCTGGGCGTTGATGGTGTCGTATGGCGCACGCCTGATTCTCCCGAGAACCACACCACATTTGCCCGGACCCGTAACGCACACCATGAAGCCGGTTATCCGCAGGTCCGTATGGTGTGTCAGATGGAGTTAACCAGTCATCTATTGACGGGATCCGCGTTCGATAGTGTGGCGAGGAGCGAGATGGACTTGACGCCAGAGCTCATCACCAGCACGCCGGATCACTCCCTGACGTTGTTTGACCGTGGTTTCTACTCGCTGGGGCTGTTGCATGCCTGGCAAAGCGCAGGCGAGCAGCGTCACTGGCTTATTCCGTTAAAAAAGGGTACGCAGTACCAGGAAGAGCGGTCGCTGGGTCGGCAGGATCGATTGGTGACATTAACGTCCTCTCCGCAAGCCCGAAAGAAGTGGCCCGGTTTACCGTCGACGGTCACCGCGCGCTTGCTACGGCGGAAAGTGAATGGAAAAGAGGTTCAAGTACTGACATCAATGACGGACCCGATGCGTTTTCCAGCGGCGGATATTGTCGATCTTTACAGCTACCGCTGGGAAATCGAACTGGGCTATCGGGAAATCAAGCAATCGTTGCTGGGAAATCGTATGACGCTGCGCAGTCGGACGCCCGAGATGATCTGCCAAGAGCTTTGGGGCACGTTACTCGCCTACAATCTGATTCGGTTTCAGATGGCTCGCATGGCTTACAGTTTAAAAGCCGTCCACCCGAATCAGCTCAGCTTTCATCAGGCGGCTCATTGGATTATCAAGGAGTTAACAGTGTTACCTTGGGTCTCGCCAGGCCGTATTCCCGAGGTAATTCAGTCAATGCTGGACATGGCACCGTCTTTTATCCTACCGGCGCGACGTGAGAGATCTTATCCCAGATCGGTCAAGCAAAGGCCGCAGAAGTATCCGACCAGACGAAAAATGCCAGTCAGGCTTAACTGA
- a CDS encoding FxsA family protein produces MPVLIVISLFTLLDFVVLFSVGGHIGLLATLLLVLLTGIGGLHLIRREGAHTFARARERLNAGEVPSTELFTGAALIFGGALLMAPGFLSDALGLACLIPDARRLLFKLLAWLGLKASVSGTQSSSTHGANEWNTQRPSGSQRRSRKADRPHTEDEPLEGDFIAHDEPFHRR; encoded by the coding sequence ATGCCGGTACTGATTGTTATTTCCCTATTTACCCTGCTCGATTTTGTCGTCCTGTTCAGCGTCGGCGGCCATATCGGGCTTTTGGCGACGCTGCTGCTGGTACTGCTCACCGGCATTGGCGGGCTGCACCTGATCCGCCGCGAGGGTGCCCACACCTTTGCCCGGGCGCGTGAGCGCCTCAACGCCGGCGAAGTCCCCTCCACCGAGCTGTTTACCGGCGCCGCCCTCATCTTTGGCGGTGCGCTGCTGATGGCACCGGGGTTTTTATCCGACGCCCTTGGCCTTGCCTGCCTGATACCCGATGCCCGGCGCCTGCTGTTCAAGCTGCTGGCCTGGCTGGGGTTAAAGGCCAGCGTCAGCGGTACTCAAAGCAGCAGCACCCACGGTGCCAACGAGTGGAATACCCAGCGCCCCTCGGGCTCACAGCGACGTTCGCGCAAGGCGGACCGACCGCATACCGAGGACGAGCCCCTTGAAGGCGATTTTATCGCCCACGACGAGCCGTTTCATCGGCGCTAG
- the groL gene encoding chaperonin GroEL (60 kDa chaperone family; promotes refolding of misfolded polypeptides especially under stressful conditions; forms two stacked rings of heptamers to form a barrel-shaped 14mer; ends can be capped by GroES; misfolded proteins enter the barrel where they are refolded when GroES binds) — MAAKQVKFSDDARKRMMRGVDVLANAVKATLGPKGRNVVLDKSFGAPTVTKDGVSVAKEIELKDKFENMGAQMVKEVASQTSDAAGDGTTTATVLAHAIVAEGLKGVTAGMNPMDLKRGIDQAVAAAVKEIQTLSVPCTDTKSIAQVGTISANGDKHIGEIIAEAMQKVGKEGVITVDEGRGFDNELEVVEGMQFDRGYLSPYFVTNHETMAVELEDPFLLLVDKKVSNIRELLPTLEAVAKAGKPLAIIAEDIEGEALATLVVNNMRGIVKVAAAKAPGFGDRRKSMLQDIAILTGGTVISEEVGLTLEQTTLDHLGTAKRITMSKENTTIIDGAGAEADIEARVSQIRAQIEETSSDYDKEKLQERVAKLAGGVAVIRVGAGSEVEMKEKKARVEDALHSTRAAVEEGVVPGGGTALVRALSKVRGLTGDNEDQNHGINMALRAMEAPLRQIVTNAGDEPALIISRIKDGEGNFGYNAQTSEFGDLFEMGVLDPAKVTRTALQSAGSVAGLMITTECMIADDPDEQDAAPDMGGMGGGMGGMGGMM, encoded by the coding sequence ATGGCAGCTAAGCAAGTTAAGTTCTCTGATGATGCACGCAAGCGCATGATGCGCGGCGTTGACGTACTCGCTAACGCCGTAAAAGCAACGCTGGGCCCGAAAGGACGTAACGTTGTGCTGGACAAATCCTTCGGCGCGCCGACCGTGACCAAGGACGGCGTGTCCGTCGCCAAGGAAATCGAGCTGAAAGATAAGTTCGAGAACATGGGCGCGCAAATGGTCAAAGAGGTTGCGTCACAAACCTCTGACGCGGCCGGTGACGGCACCACCACGGCGACCGTTCTGGCCCATGCCATCGTTGCTGAAGGCCTGAAAGGCGTGACCGCCGGCATGAACCCGATGGACCTCAAGCGCGGCATTGACCAGGCCGTCGCGGCAGCGGTCAAAGAGATTCAAACGCTGTCCGTGCCCTGCACCGACACCAAGTCTATCGCCCAGGTGGGCACCATTTCCGCCAACGGCGACAAGCACATCGGTGAAATCATCGCTGAAGCGATGCAGAAAGTCGGCAAGGAAGGCGTGATCACCGTTGATGAAGGCCGCGGCTTTGACAACGAGCTGGAAGTCGTCGAAGGCATGCAGTTTGATCGCGGCTACCTCTCGCCCTACTTCGTGACCAACCACGAAACCATGGCGGTTGAACTGGAAGATCCGTTCCTCCTGCTGGTCGACAAGAAAGTCTCCAACATCCGCGAACTACTGCCGACCCTTGAAGCCGTCGCCAAGGCCGGTAAGCCGCTGGCTATCATCGCCGAAGACATCGAAGGCGAAGCGCTGGCTACTCTGGTGGTCAACAACATGCGTGGCATCGTCAAGGTTGCTGCGGCCAAAGCGCCCGGCTTCGGTGATCGTCGCAAATCCATGCTTCAGGACATCGCTATCCTGACCGGCGGCACGGTGATTTCCGAAGAAGTCGGTCTGACCCTCGAGCAGACCACGCTGGACCACCTGGGCACCGCCAAGCGCATTACCATGTCCAAGGAAAACACCACGATCATCGACGGTGCCGGCGCCGAAGCCGACATCGAGGCGCGCGTCAGCCAGATTCGTGCCCAGATCGAGGAAACGTCTTCCGACTACGACAAGGAAAAGCTGCAAGAGCGCGTGGCCAAGCTGGCCGGCGGCGTTGCGGTTATCCGCGTTGGTGCAGGTTCCGAAGTCGAGATGAAAGAGAAGAAGGCCCGCGTGGAAGACGCGCTGCACTCTACCCGTGCAGCGGTCGAAGAAGGCGTTGTGCCCGGCGGCGGTACCGCGCTGGTACGCGCGCTGTCCAAGGTGCGCGGCCTGACCGGCGACAACGAAGACCAGAACCACGGCATCAACATGGCGCTGCGCGCCATGGAAGCGCCGCTGCGTCAGATCGTCACCAACGCCGGTGACGAGCCCGCCCTCATCATCAGCCGCATCAAGGACGGCGAAGGCAACTTCGGCTACAACGCGCAAACCAGCGAGTTTGGCGACCTGTTCGAGATGGGCGTACTCGACCCGGCCAAGGTAACCCGCACCGCGCTGCAGTCTGCCGGTTCGGTTGCTGGTCTGATGATCACCACCGAATGCATGATCGCCGATGATCCGGACGAGCAAGACGCCGCGCCGGATATGGGCGGCATGGGCGGCGGTATGGGTGGAATGGGCGGCATGATGTAA